The stretch of DNA CCTTCATCGGGTCCTGCCGAGGCCTTGACGGGCGGGTCCGCTTCGTCCAGGTGGTGGGCCTCACCCTGGACGAGTACGAGGCGGCACGGGGCGGCAACACCGCCGGGGTGCTCCGCGCCCTGGAACCGCGGATGCCGCTGCACGTCACCGACATCGAACGCGGCTCCCTGCTGCCGGCCTCCTAGCGCCGCGCCGGGGGCTCGCCTTCGATCTCCGATGATCTCGGCGCTGTGGCCCCGCCGGAGCGCCCCGGCGGGGCCGCAGCGCCGGGACCGCCGGGAGAGGAGCGGGCGGCGCGCTCGGTCGCCCAGACCGCCAGGACCACCAGCAGGCAGCCGGCGATCTGCATCGCCGAGGGGTACTCGCTCAGGAACAGCGCGCCGACGCCGACCGCCAGCACCGGGGGCAGCACCAGCACGGCCGCGCCGGTGCTGGGGGCCAGCCGGGGCAGTGCGGCGCCGACCAGCAGCCAGGTCAGCACCTGCCCGGTGAGGGCGAGCAGGGCCAGCCACCCCCACCCGGCGGGGTCCAGGGCGGACGGGTGGATTCCGGTCCACAGGCCGCCGATGACCGCGGCGGCGACGGCGGCCCCCATGGTCGAGGTGCACACCGGGGTCGACGCGTGGTCGCGGCCGCCGCCCAGCCGGGACAGGAAGAGGTAGCCGGCGTAGGCCACCCCTGCGGCGCAGCCGTAGACCAGGCCGAGGAGCGCGTCGCCGCCGTGCGCCGCGGTGCCGCCCCCCGGGTCGGCGATCCCGGCGGCCAGCGCCACCCCGGCGAGCATCACCGGGGCGGCGACCAGGAACGACCGGGGCACCCGGGCTCCGGTGAAGACCAGGGCGAGCAGCGGGAACACCACCAGCTGGATGTTGAGCAGCACGGTGGCGATGCCCGCGCCGACCCGCTCGATGCTCGCGGTCCACAGCACGTAGTCGGTGCCGAGCAGCAGGCCGGCGGCGAAGTCGGTGGCGAGGAACCGCGGCGGGCGGCGGCCCAGCCGGCGCAGCTCGGCGGCGGCCATCGGCATCAGCAGCACCAGCGCGAGCGCGCAGCGAAGGAAGGCAGCGGTGCCGGCGTCGGCCCCGGACGCCTTGACGAAGGCGCCGGAGACCGAGGTGCACGCCGCACCGGCGAGCGCGAGCAGGACCGGGTCGAAACGCTGGAGCATGATCTCCACTCTGGCCCCAACGACCAGGTGATAAAAGCGACGATTCGTCCCCGGTATTCGGTAGTTTCGGTGATGTGTTCAGCATCGAGCGCCTGCGGGCGCTGGCCGCCGTCGCCCAGTACGGCTCCATCGCGAAGGCGGCGCAGGCCCGCCACGTCACGCCGTCGGGCATGTCCCAGCAGCTTGCCAAGTTGGAGCGGGAGGCCGGCCGCCGGCTGCTGGAGCCGGACGGCCGCACGGTCCGGCTCACCCTGGCCGGCCGGGTGCTGGCCGGGCACGCCGATCAGGTCCTCGCCCAGCTGGCCCGGGCCCGCCGGGACCTGGACGACCTCGGCGAGGAGGTGATGGGGCCGCTGCGCATCGGCGGGGTGGGCAGCGCGGTGCGCAGCCTGCTGGCCGGGGCGCTGTCCCGGCTGCTGGCCGCGCACCCCCGGGTCGAGCCGTCGGTACGCGACGGAGAGGCGGTCGACCTGCTGCCCTGGCTGATGCGCGACGAGCTCGACCTGGTGCTGATCGAGAGCTGGACGTCCCGGCCGATACCGCTGCCCGCCGGGGTGTCCGCCGTCGACCTGGTGGACGAGGAGGTCTGCGTGGCCCTCCCCGAGGGGCATCCGCTGAGCGGGCGCGACCGGGTGGGCCTGGAGGAGCTGGCCGAGGAGGCGTGGGCGAGCTGCCCGCCCGGTACCGAGCCCTGCGAGGCGCTGATCCAGGCGGCCCGCGCCGCCGGGTTCGAACCGCGGATCTCCTTCTCCCTCACCGAGCTTCCCACCCAGCTGGCCCTGGTGGAGGCCGGGCTGACGGCGGCCCTGGTCCCGGAGATGGGCCGCACCCCGGGGCCGCCCGGGGTCCGGTTCGTCCCGCTCCGCTCGCCGCTGCGCCGCACGGTCCGGGCCGCCTGGCGCGCCGCGGCCGAGACGCCCCCGGTGACGGCCTGCGTGGACGCCCTGCGCGCCGTCCCCGCCGGGTGAGGCGGACCGCCCCGCGTTGACCTCGACGTCGTCGCCGCCTCAGAGCCGGTTGAGACGGCGACGACGTCACGATCGACGGGGAAGCGGGCGGGAGAGGAGCGGAAGCGAAGGGTCAGCCCGCCAGGTCGGCGACCCGTTCGGTGAGGCGGCGGCCGAAGGTGCGGGAGCGGGCGCCCGGGGCGGTGGCGGTGAAGGCGGGGGCGAGTTCCGGCGGCACCGGGTCGCCGTGCGGGTCGGGGAGCGGGTCGCCGATCGGGGTGTAGACGCCCCCGGCGGAGCGGATCAGGGCCGCGCCGGCGGCGACGTCCCACGGGCGGACGCCGGTGTTGCAGGCGGCATCGGCGCGGCCCGCGGCGACCCAGGCCAGCGCCAGCGCGGTGGAGTAGATCCGGCGCACCTCGGCCAGGTCCAGCAGGTCGGCGAAGAAGCGCAGCTCCCGCTGCCCGGCCCGGCCGGGCAGCGGGATGTCGGTGAGCACCAGCGGGGTGGGCGCGTCGGCGGCGGCCGGGGCCCGGGCCGCGCCGCCGATCCGCAGCGGCAGCCCCGGGCCGCCGGAGAAGCACTCGTCCCGGGACAGGTCGTAGACGCACCCCGCGACCAGTCGGCCGCGCACCGCGGCGCCGACGGAGATGCAGGCGAGCGGGATGCCGCGCAGGTAGTTCCCGGTGCCGTCGATCGGGTCGACGTACCAGGTGACCCCGCCGGGGTCGGCGCGGCCGCCGCCCTCCTCGCCGACCACCGCGGAGCCGGGCACCGCGGTGCGCAGCGCCCGGAC from Nocardiopsis composta encodes:
- a CDS encoding suppressor of fused domain protein, translating into MFPHVPGLVFPEPFIGSCRGLDGRVRFVQVVGLTLDEYEAARGGNTAGVLRALEPRMPLHVTDIERGSLLPAS
- a CDS encoding DMT family transporter, translating into MLQRFDPVLLALAGAACTSVSGAFVKASGADAGTAAFLRCALALVLLMPMAAAELRRLGRRPPRFLATDFAAGLLLGTDYVLWTASIERVGAGIATVLLNIQLVVFPLLALVFTGARVPRSFLVAAPVMLAGVALAAGIADPGGGTAAHGGDALLGLVYGCAAGVAYAGYLFLSRLGGGRDHASTPVCTSTMGAAVAAAVIGGLWTGIHPSALDPAGWGWLALLALTGQVLTWLLVGAALPRLAPSTGAAVLVLPPVLAVGVGALFLSEYPSAMQIAGCLLVVLAVWATERAARSSPGGPGAAAPPGRSGGATAPRSSEIEGEPPARR
- a CDS encoding LysR family transcriptional regulator; the protein is MFSIERLRALAAVAQYGSIAKAAQARHVTPSGMSQQLAKLEREAGRRLLEPDGRTVRLTLAGRVLAGHADQVLAQLARARRDLDDLGEEVMGPLRIGGVGSAVRSLLAGALSRLLAAHPRVEPSVRDGEAVDLLPWLMRDELDLVLIESWTSRPIPLPAGVSAVDLVDEEVCVALPEGHPLSGRDRVGLEELAEEAWASCPPGTEPCEALIQAARAAGFEPRISFSLTELPTQLALVEAGLTAALVPEMGRTPGPPGVRFVPLRSPLRRTVRAAWRAAAETPPVTACVDALRAVPAG
- a CDS encoding inositol monophosphatase family protein; this encodes MPSDSSVRPTADDGPDPAGLAAAAERCVRDAARLLASATGPLTVAAKGRFDPVTDADTAAEEHLVRALRTAVPGSAVVGEEGGGRADPGGVTWYVDPIDGTGNYLRGIPLACISVGAAVRGRLVAGCVYDLSRDECFSGGPGLPLRIGGAARAPAAADAPTPLVLTDIPLPGRAGQRELRFFADLLDLAEVRRIYSTALALAWVAAGRADAACNTGVRPWDVAAGAALIRSAGGVYTPIGDPLPDPHGDPVPPELAPAFTATAPGARSRTFGRRLTERVADLAG